One genomic window of Microbacterium testaceum StLB037 includes the following:
- a CDS encoding ABC transporter ATP-binding protein, which translates to MLAKLLIRYLKPYRWLLLALLIFQFAAAMASLYLPRLNADIIDQGVARGDTNFIWSRGMIMLVISLGQITASVIATYFAARAAMAAGRDIRLDVFEKVSGFSERELSQFGAGSLITRNTNDVQQVQMLAMMGATMLVSAPLLAIGGIFMALQQDVGLSWLIAVAVPALLIAAGLIIARMVPLFRSYQTKLDAVNRIMREQLTGVRVVRAFVRERIEEERFREANTDIMVVGRKVGSLFVLLFPLAMLVLNVTVVGVIWFGGIQVDSGAVEIGTLFAFMQYVAQILMGVLMASFMTVMIPRAAVSAERIGEVLDSHSTLERPAHPVTAFPEPGAVELDDVAFAYPGAESPVVSGVSFAARPGETVAIVGSTGAGKTTLVSLIPRLFDVTGGAVRVGGVDVREADLDGLWKSIGLVPQRPFLFSGTVASNLRFGREDASDDELWRALEIAQGRDFVEAMEGGLEGRIAQGGTNVSGGQRQRLAIARAIVHRPAVLVFDDSFSALDLSTDARLRQALWDELPEVTKIVVAQRVSTITGADRIVVLEDGRMVGLGTHDELLQTSDTYREIVESQLGVEA; encoded by the coding sequence GTGCTCGCCAAGCTCCTCATCCGCTACCTCAAGCCGTACCGCTGGCTGCTGCTCGCGCTCCTGATCTTCCAGTTCGCGGCGGCGATGGCATCCCTGTATCTGCCGCGATTGAACGCCGACATCATCGATCAGGGCGTCGCCCGCGGCGACACGAACTTCATCTGGTCGCGCGGCATGATCATGCTCGTGATCTCTCTCGGACAGATCACGGCGTCGGTCATCGCGACCTACTTCGCCGCCCGCGCCGCGATGGCGGCCGGGCGCGACATCCGACTCGACGTGTTCGAGAAGGTCAGCGGGTTCAGCGAGCGCGAGCTGTCGCAGTTCGGCGCGGGTTCCCTCATCACCCGCAACACCAATGACGTGCAGCAGGTGCAGATGCTCGCGATGATGGGCGCGACCATGCTCGTCAGCGCCCCGCTGCTCGCCATCGGCGGCATCTTCATGGCCCTCCAGCAAGATGTGGGGCTGAGCTGGCTGATCGCCGTCGCGGTGCCCGCTCTCCTGATCGCCGCGGGCCTGATCATCGCCCGCATGGTGCCGCTGTTCCGCAGCTACCAGACCAAGCTCGACGCCGTGAACCGCATCATGCGCGAGCAGCTGACGGGCGTCCGCGTCGTGCGCGCGTTCGTCCGCGAGCGCATCGAAGAAGAGCGCTTCCGCGAGGCCAACACCGACATCATGGTCGTCGGTCGGAAGGTCGGATCCCTCTTCGTCCTGCTGTTCCCCCTGGCGATGCTCGTGCTGAACGTCACCGTGGTCGGGGTCATCTGGTTCGGCGGCATCCAGGTCGACAGCGGCGCGGTCGAGATCGGCACGCTGTTCGCGTTCATGCAGTACGTGGCCCAGATCCTCATGGGCGTGCTGATGGCGAGCTTCATGACGGTGATGATCCCGCGCGCCGCGGTCTCGGCCGAGCGCATCGGGGAGGTTCTCGACAGCCACTCCACCCTCGAACGGCCCGCCCACCCGGTCACCGCGTTCCCCGAGCCGGGCGCGGTCGAGCTCGACGACGTCGCTTTCGCCTACCCCGGTGCCGAGTCGCCGGTCGTGTCGGGCGTGAGCTTCGCGGCCCGGCCGGGCGAGACCGTCGCGATCGTCGGATCGACAGGTGCCGGCAAGACCACGCTCGTGTCGCTCATCCCGCGCCTGTTCGACGTGACGGGCGGTGCCGTCCGCGTCGGCGGTGTCGATGTGCGCGAGGCGGATCTCGACGGACTGTGGAAGAGCATCGGTCTCGTTCCTCAGCGCCCGTTCCTCTTCAGTGGCACGGTCGCCTCCAACCTGCGCTTCGGGCGCGAAGACGCCAGCGACGACGAACTCTGGCGCGCGCTCGAGATCGCGCAGGGCCGCGACTTCGTCGAGGCGATGGAGGGCGGGCTCGAGGGGCGCATCGCGCAGGGGGGCACCAACGTCTCCGGCGGGCAACGTCAGCGCCTGGCCATCGCCCGCGCGATCGTCCACCGCCCCGCCGTGCTCGTCTTCGACGACTCCTTCTCCGCGCTCGATCTCAGCACCGACGCGAGGTTGAGACAGGCCCTGTGGGATGAGTTGCCGGAGGTGACCAAGATCGTGGTCGCCCAGCGCGTGTCGACCATCACCGGGGCCGACCGGATCGTCGTGCTGGAAGACGGTCGCATGGTCGGTCTCGGCACGCACGACGAGCTGCTCCAGACGAGCGACACGTACCGCGAGATCGTCGAGTCGCAGCTGGGGGTGGAAGCATGA
- a CDS encoding ABC transporter ATP-binding protein, translating to MSTPDALTEEDRAELELAEQARLNSGDWDSVAPGKAANFGPSFRRLIGLLRPHAVAFAFVSLLGALGVVLAVLAPRVLGDATNIIFEGVVSKGLANQFPADTSQADVVAALRAAGQNDFANIIGAMNSFQVGAGVDFDALRLVIVAVLAIYVGSSLLSWIQGYVINVIMVRTMWRLREDVEAKINRLPLSYFDKVQRGELISRVTNDIDNITQTMQQSLSSALTSVLTVVGVLIMMFTISWQLALVALVSLPLMAIIFGVIGPKSQKAFGTQWKKVGRLNARVEESFSGHALVKVYGREKDAREKFEVENEELYQASFKAQFLSGMIMPGMMFVGNLTYVGIAVLGGLMVAAGQIRLGDVQAFIQYSQQFTQPLSQLGGMAAVVQSGTASAERVFALLDADEQDPDAADAPDPVDGRGVIEFANVAFAYTPERPLISDLSFRVEPGQTVAIVGPTGAGKTTLVNLIMRFYELDGGRILLDGQDIADLRRDDVRSRTGMVLQDPWLFAGTIRDNIRYGRESATDDEIVEAAVATRVDQFVHSLPEGYDTVLDEDAANVSAGEKQLITIARAFVARPSVLILDEATSSVDTRTELLLQQAMAALREGRTSFVIAHRLSTIRDADLILVMEHGDIVEQGTHDELITQHGAYWRLYQSQFQNAASEGDGAAQPVHESES from the coding sequence ATGAGCACCCCCGATGCCCTCACCGAAGAAGACCGGGCCGAACTCGAACTCGCTGAACAGGCGCGCTTGAACTCCGGCGACTGGGACAGCGTCGCGCCCGGAAAGGCCGCGAACTTCGGGCCCAGCTTCCGTCGACTGATCGGACTCCTGCGTCCGCACGCCGTCGCGTTCGCGTTCGTGTCGCTGCTCGGCGCCCTCGGCGTCGTCCTCGCGGTCCTCGCCCCGCGCGTCCTCGGAGACGCCACGAACATCATCTTCGAGGGGGTCGTCTCGAAGGGGCTGGCGAACCAGTTCCCCGCCGACACCTCGCAGGCCGATGTCGTCGCGGCGCTCCGCGCGGCGGGTCAGAACGACTTCGCCAACATCATCGGCGCGATGAACTCGTTCCAGGTCGGCGCGGGCGTCGACTTCGACGCTCTGCGCCTGGTCATCGTCGCGGTGCTCGCGATCTACGTCGGTTCGTCGCTGCTGTCGTGGATCCAGGGGTACGTCATCAACGTGATCATGGTCCGCACGATGTGGCGCCTGCGCGAAGACGTCGAGGCCAAGATCAACCGCCTGCCGCTGTCGTACTTCGACAAGGTCCAACGCGGAGAACTCATCTCGCGCGTGACCAACGACATCGACAACATCACGCAGACGATGCAGCAGTCGCTCTCGAGCGCACTCACGTCGGTGCTGACGGTGGTGGGCGTGCTCATCATGATGTTCACCATCTCGTGGCAGCTCGCGCTCGTCGCCCTCGTCTCGCTGCCGCTCATGGCGATCATCTTCGGTGTGATCGGCCCGAAGTCGCAGAAGGCGTTCGGCACGCAGTGGAAGAAGGTCGGGCGCCTGAACGCCCGCGTCGAGGAGTCCTTCTCCGGCCACGCGCTCGTCAAGGTGTACGGCCGCGAGAAAGACGCGCGCGAGAAGTTTGAGGTCGAGAACGAGGAGCTGTACCAGGCGAGCTTCAAAGCCCAGTTCCTCTCCGGCATGATCATGCCGGGCATGATGTTCGTCGGAAACCTCACCTACGTCGGCATCGCCGTGCTCGGCGGGCTGATGGTGGCCGCTGGCCAGATCCGCCTCGGCGACGTCCAGGCCTTCATCCAGTACTCGCAGCAGTTCACGCAGCCGCTGTCGCAGCTGGGCGGCATGGCCGCCGTCGTCCAGTCGGGCACCGCCTCGGCCGAGCGCGTGTTCGCGCTGCTCGACGCCGACGAGCAGGACCCCGACGCGGCGGACGCGCCCGACCCGGTCGACGGGCGCGGCGTCATCGAGTTCGCGAACGTCGCCTTCGCCTACACGCCGGAGCGCCCGCTCATCAGCGATCTGTCGTTCCGCGTCGAGCCCGGGCAGACGGTCGCGATCGTCGGGCCCACCGGTGCGGGCAAGACCACGCTGGTCAACCTCATCATGCGGTTCTACGAGCTCGACGGCGGGCGCATCCTGCTCGACGGGCAGGACATCGCCGACCTCCGCCGCGACGACGTCCGCTCACGGACCGGCATGGTGCTGCAAGACCCGTGGCTCTTCGCCGGCACGATCCGCGACAACATCCGGTACGGCCGCGAGAGCGCGACCGATGACGAGATCGTCGAGGCCGCCGTCGCGACGCGCGTCGACCAGTTCGTGCACTCGCTCCCCGAGGGCTACGACACCGTCCTCGACGAGGACGCGGCCAACGTCTCCGCCGGCGAGAAGCAGCTGATCACGATCGCGCGCGCCTTCGTCGCGCGGCCCTCGGTACTGATCCTCGACGAGGCCACCTCCTCGGTCGACACCCGTACCGAGCTGCTGCTGCAGCAAGCGATGGCGGCGCTCCGCGAGGGGCGCACCTCCTTCGTGATCGCGCACCGTCTCTCGACGATCCGCGACGCCGACCTCATCCTCGTGATGGAGCACGGCGACATCGTCGAGCAGGGAACCCACGACGAGCTCATCACGCAGCACGGCGCCTACTGGCGTCTGTACCAGTCGCAGTTCCAGAATGCCGCGTCCGAGGGCGACGGAGCCGCCCAGCCCGTGCACGAGTCGGAGTCCTAA
- a CDS encoding LLM class flavin-dependent oxidoreductase gives MPDYLHPLRFGTFVTPIASAPQRPVDLALLSEEVGLDLVTFQDHPYQPAFQDTWTLMSWVAAKTSRIHVSGNVLNLPLRQPAVLARAMASLDRLSDGRAELGLGTGGYFEAMATMGAPLLTPAEAVSGLDEALDIIRGIWDASDPSPLRLDGVHHRVSDAARGPAPAHDIPIWVGAYKPRMQRIIGRKGDGWLPSLPWMKPGDIERGNQIIDDSARRVGRDPRAVTRLMNVTAEYDAVDLAELAVGHGISVFILGSDDPREIRRFAAETAPRIRDRVTEARRATRPAPVARAFRADAIPDALASRTLLPGDPGYIRYTAGYFRGARPGLVIRPQSPAEVQDAVRFAARHRDVPLGLFSGGHGMSGRSLNNGGIVIALDALNGIDIGEGNRVRVGPGARWGEVAAALSPHGLAITAGDYGGVGVGGLATTAGIGWFARKRGLAIDHLRAVDIVTADGELVHASASENPDLFWAVRGAGANFGVVVSFAFDAHPVSPQVGFAMLAFAPDDLTTFLEGWGKAIEDADRSVTGTLMIGPVAPGTSPVVQALIVVDEHDPDTVAVRLQPFARLAPIANQSVHMVPYAALLELPAGGELQHGHGEPRGHSGLIRHLDHEVAGKITELMASRSSFILSIRSAGGAVGDVAADAAAYGWRDANFLLAMVGGGSGEVEQRWADLVPALEGMYLSFETDIGPEVIARAFPPAHLARLRHLKAVWDPSGLFRDNFFIAPDPAAG, from the coding sequence ATGCCCGACTACCTGCATCCCTTGCGCTTCGGCACCTTCGTCACTCCGATCGCGTCCGCCCCGCAGCGCCCGGTCGATCTCGCGCTCCTCAGCGAAGAGGTGGGGCTGGACCTCGTCACGTTCCAGGACCACCCGTATCAACCGGCGTTCCAGGACACCTGGACGCTGATGTCGTGGGTCGCGGCGAAGACCTCTCGCATCCACGTGTCCGGCAACGTCCTGAACCTCCCGCTGCGCCAGCCCGCCGTCCTCGCGCGGGCGATGGCGAGCCTGGACCGGCTCAGCGATGGGCGTGCGGAGCTGGGGCTCGGTACGGGCGGATACTTCGAGGCGATGGCGACGATGGGGGCGCCGTTGCTGACCCCGGCCGAGGCCGTGAGCGGGCTGGACGAGGCTCTCGACATCATTCGGGGCATCTGGGACGCCAGCGACCCGTCGCCGCTGCGGCTAGACGGCGTGCATCACCGGGTGTCCGACGCCGCCCGTGGACCGGCCCCGGCTCACGACATTCCGATCTGGGTCGGGGCCTACAAGCCCCGGATGCAGCGCATCATCGGCCGGAAGGGCGACGGCTGGCTGCCGAGCCTGCCGTGGATGAAGCCCGGCGACATCGAGCGCGGGAACCAGATCATCGACGACTCCGCCCGCAGAGTCGGCCGAGACCCGCGGGCGGTGACCCGCCTGATGAACGTGACCGCGGAGTACGACGCCGTCGACCTGGCCGAGCTGGCGGTCGGGCACGGGATCAGCGTCTTCATCCTGGGTTCCGACGACCCGCGCGAGATCCGGAGGTTCGCAGCGGAGACGGCGCCGCGCATCCGCGACCGTGTCACCGAAGCCCGCCGGGCCACGCGCCCGGCCCCGGTGGCGCGCGCGTTCCGTGCCGATGCGATCCCCGACGCGCTCGCCTCGCGCACCCTGCTGCCCGGCGATCCGGGCTACATCCGGTACACGGCCGGGTACTTCCGTGGCGCCCGGCCCGGGCTGGTGATCCGCCCGCAGTCGCCGGCGGAGGTTCAGGATGCCGTGCGCTTCGCGGCCCGCCACCGGGACGTCCCACTCGGCCTGTTCAGCGGCGGGCACGGCATGTCGGGTCGGTCGCTGAACAACGGCGGCATCGTGATCGCCCTCGACGCGCTGAACGGGATCGATATCGGCGAGGGGAACCGGGTCCGGGTCGGCCCGGGTGCCCGCTGGGGCGAGGTCGCCGCAGCGCTCTCGCCGCACGGCCTGGCGATCACGGCCGGCGACTACGGCGGCGTCGGTGTGGGCGGTCTGGCCACCACGGCGGGGATCGGGTGGTTCGCACGCAAGCGAGGTCTCGCGATCGACCACCTGCGCGCGGTGGACATCGTCACGGCGGACGGCGAACTCGTCCACGCGAGCGCATCGGAGAACCCGGACCTGTTCTGGGCCGTGCGGGGCGCGGGCGCGAACTTCGGCGTCGTGGTCTCGTTCGCGTTCGACGCGCACCCCGTCTCTCCGCAGGTCGGCTTCGCGATGCTCGCGTTCGCCCCCGACGACCTCACCACCTTCCTCGAAGGATGGGGAAAGGCGATCGAAGACGCCGACCGCTCGGTGACGGGGACCCTCATGATCGGCCCCGTCGCCCCGGGAACATCGCCCGTCGTGCAAGCGCTGATCGTCGTGGACGAGCACGATCCCGACACGGTCGCCGTTCGACTCCAGCCCTTCGCCCGGCTCGCGCCCATCGCGAACCAGTCCGTCCACATGGTCCCCTACGCGGCGCTCCTCGAGCTTCCCGCCGGGGGCGAGCTCCAGCACGGACACGGAGAGCCCCGCGGACACTCGGGTCTGATCCGCCACCTCGACCACGAGGTGGCGGGGAAGATCACCGAGTTGATGGCATCCCGGTCCTCGTTCATCCTGAGCATCCGCTCCGCCGGCGGTGCCGTCGGCGACGTCGCCGCGGATGCCGCGGCCTACGGATGGCGGGACGCGAACTTCCTCCTCGCCATGGTCGGTGGCGGGTCAGGGGAGGTCGAACAGCGGTGGGCGGACCTCGTCCCCGCGCTTGAAGGCATGTACCTCAGCTTCGAGACCGACATCGGCCCCGAGGTGATCGCCCGCGCGTTCCCACCCGCGCACCTCGCCCGGCTCCGTCACCTGAAGGCGGTCTGGGACCCGAGCGGGCTGTTCCGCGACAACTTCTTCATCGCGCCGGATCCGGCGGCGGGGTAG
- a CDS encoding winged helix-turn-helix transcriptional regulator: MTTSPPLHIDDEECRRISGVMEVVGRRWSSGILLALGMGAERFSEIEHRVQGLSGRMLSVRLRELEAAELVARDVRPTTPVTISYRLTERGIELLRSLQPMARYARRWEPVAEEGKGAEATG, from the coding sequence GTGACTACTTCGCCACCCCTGCACATCGACGACGAGGAATGCCGCCGCATCTCCGGTGTGATGGAGGTCGTCGGTCGGCGGTGGTCCAGCGGCATCCTGCTCGCCCTCGGTATGGGGGCCGAGCGCTTCAGCGAGATCGAACACCGTGTGCAGGGGCTCTCGGGTCGCATGCTGAGCGTTCGACTCCGTGAGCTCGAAGCCGCCGAACTCGTGGCGCGTGACGTCCGGCCGACCACGCCCGTGACGATCTCCTATCGCCTCACCGAGCGCGGCATCGAGCTTCTCCGCTCTTTGCAGCCCATGGCCCGCTACGCCCGCCGATGGGAACCGGTCGCCGAAGAAGGGAAGGGTGCAGAGGCGACGGGCTGA